The Prionailurus bengalensis isolate Pbe53 chromosome D3, Fcat_Pben_1.1_paternal_pri, whole genome shotgun sequence DNA window tccaaGTTTCTAGTGGActttggtaaacatttttttgacatatcaatgtcctcatctgcaaaattggGCTAATAATGCCAACTTCAGAGGGTTTCCATGAGGACTGAAGGGAAGAGCATCTGTAAaccacttagcacagtgcttggcacgtaGTAAGCATTTCATGAAAACTTATCGCGATTGTCAGTTATACACTAGGATTTAAATCTTTATGATCAAATGATATTACGACTAAAAGTTTGCCTTgaattttcatactttttataaGTTATATCTTCAGACAACTTAGTTCTGTGCCATCACATGCGATTTTACCCAAATGGAATTTTTCTAGAATGCCTAAAACtgctttattatttcataattctCAGAGCTACAAATCCTGCAGATGTCTTGTTTGATctgtacatttgaaaaaaatgaatcagtTCTAACATTCGTGCATCTAGAGATTACACAAAAATCTAGATTTCCAGGTTTTCTGAGGAAAACGAGGCATTTAAGCACATGGGCCCTTTGTTCTCCTGTTGGAGAACCTGCTGGCTTTGAGTAGGGCTGCCCCTTTGAATGGGGCACACATGCTCTTGCCTGTCCCCTAATTTATACGACTCACCTGGCCCTTGTAGGCATCTGAGTTTGTCATCTCTGCACCCAGGATGGTGTCTTATTTTCTCATACATCTGCGGATCGTCAGCTCTCAGACTGGTTAGTAGGTCATGAGTGGACAAATGGGAAAAACAGCAGCTTAACTGTCCCTCACACCAACAGACTGTTTCAGCCTGTCAAACCTGCAAACTCCCAGCTGAATATGCATGGGTCCCAGTTTCCATCATGCCCCCAAAGCTCCTGAACACAGTCTGCCCCCAGCCGGGCACCCAAGGTCAACTTCCACTCCTGTCCAATTCCACCTTCCTTTGCCAGCCCTGTTTCACTCTTCTCCAGCTGACCCAGCTGCATCCCACACCACTCTGCAAACCTGCCTTATGTTGCCCCACTCggggcctctgccctccttctgcACCCCTTCCGCAAAAGGCTACCCGTCTTTCGAATCCACCTTGATAGTCCTTGCTTTGTAAGTAAGAATGACAGTATCCTGTAAGGCCTAAGCACGTGCCCTAATTCTGCCCCTGGGCGTACaggtctctgccccctcccccccccagcactCCCCAGCAGAAACCATGTCACCGTCATCATAGTATCACCGAGATGGAGTTCCTGACATATTGCAAGGTATGCTCTCAATATTTAAATACAGGAACACATTTCCATTTTAAGGAGGAAATGCTTCTAATTAATAGTCTGCTTCCTCATCCTACTACAACATGAAACCTTATTTTTCATCAAATAGTGCGTTTCAGCCCTCCTGATAAAGCTCAACCGAACATTAGCCTTTATCATATCATTTACCTAGTGTCTGAGAGTATTAATTCTTTAACtgagaaatggggataatacAACCTCTAGTGTGGTCAGAAGGATTCAGTGAGTTAGCTGCAGAGAATGCTTAGCGCAGCAAACATGAAGGACGTGGCTATTATCATTACTATGTAGAAAACCACCTAGTATTTAGAAGCCAGTTTAGAAGTGTCTTCCttcattctatttttctaaaatacttcTTAGGAGAAAGCAGGTGGAAGATTATAGTTTGTGTGCCTGGCTAAAGAAATGCATTTTGctcaataaaataaagcaaagtaaaagGTTATTTAAAATATCAGTGGTTCAGGCAATAGTAGCTTTCTTAAAAGTATGCTTCTATAGCCACCACAGTGATGCTTGATTCAGGAAAAAGATCACCAATCAGTGTGCAAACTGGTGGGCAAAAGTGTGTTGAACAGGATATTGATTGTCTCACAATTTCAACCCAGAGAGTATTTATTAATCCCAAAGAGAAAGCTCCTTTTCCATTGGAGAAATTTGGTGGGTGTCACTTAAACTAAGTGGTCAAAATTACCATcacaaaagcaaaaccataaCTCACATGCAATACGatttataaaagccaaaaataaaaacaaaaaaaatagaaataaaaaattaccatcACCATTATGGGTCAGATAGACCCTTCTGAAGTGATGTAATAAAGAGATAACATCACCTACATAAtatacttgcaaaaaaaaaaaaaattaacctgacTCTACCAATGAGAGACCAACCAGAGAAATCCAGAGACATTAATAAATATAGCACATAGGCCTTGATCAGATCCTCTTTAGGAAAAATGAGCACAGCCACAAAGATCCTTATCGGGATGACCAGTGACTTTGGATACACGCTGTGGATTAGATAATAAAAACAGGGCAAAAGGCAACTGTGACTCAATTATATTTTCAATGACCAGCTCTTTCCTGAAGATTCTGGGAATCTGTTATAAAGCCTCGCAGTGTGAAAATTACATGTGATATAGGTTTGCTGCATTGGATTGGATTAGAGGATTAGAGTTTTTGTAGAAAGAATGTGCTTCTGGGTTGCAGTTGTATAAATCGGTATAAGAACTCAGCGAAGAATGTAGATGCTAATCACGCCCACCATGCAGTGCAGTGTTTGTGGGTTGTCTACGAACTGCACAGAGAGTGCTGGGGAAAAGTTCCCGGATGACAACCAGCGGGACAAAGTCCCAAAGCAGGGCGCTTGCTTTATTTCGAGCTTGCAGGAAATGTTGCCTAATGAGAATGGATTGCTGGGAAAATCAGAGTGCGATTTCATTGTCCTTTTGGTACGGCAGCGGGGATGAGCAGGCAGCTGGCGGGAGCGTCCCTAGCTGTCTGGCGTGAGACAGTGCCGTATTAGCCTCAAATATGGGGAAATCAACCAACCATGTGCAAGACTGGCTGGCAGTCATTAGAGACATCCAGTGTTTGGGCCTCTGTGTTTCAGGGGGTGATAGGAGCATTAACAGCTTACTTTTAGTTTCAGAAGCCAGAGATGTTTTCATTACTGGTATCCTCAGGCAtagactttttaatttaaaaaaaagaaagtaagttcAGGATGGAAATCGCCTATCACTACAGGAATGTCTTTGCAGCAGAAACACATGATGGTTTACCTGTCAATCTCACCATCGTGCCGGCTTTATTGTGTCTGGAATGAGGAAGCAGCAGCAGGGAAGACAGGTGAGGCGGGGTACACAGAAGGGCCTCTGGAATTGCTAATACCTCAGAAAAGCTGAAGGCTTAATTCCAAAGTGGTTTTGAGACTTCAGGTTTCTTACCTCTTGGGGCTAATAAGAAAGTGACCATTCTGGCTTAGAACTTCCCTACTTCCTCCAAAGCCATAATGTCCcactttttggatttttttggaCAGGTGTTATGGTAGATTCAAGTTGGCTACAAATTCTTTTGTCACTCTCCCCAGCAGGGGGTAGATTTTATCtcgaccccccccccaccccccccccccccgccttgaaTCTGGGCTCTCTGTTGAGCCAAGAGACTGTGCAGAGGTGCACTGAGCAATTCCAGGCCTGGCCTTTCAGAGCACTGAGGCTTCCACTTCCTCCCTCTTAGAACACTTTTGCCAGCAGCAGGGGACCCTCCCTCTTAGACCCCAGCTCCCATGCTGGGACGGGGTCAAGCACATGGCACGGAGGTCCTGAGCCAGTATGGACTGGCAACTCATGGGAAAGCCACGTAGGACAGACAATCTTGCCCCGTGACACCCTCGTCACCCCCTGCCGCAGAAGCGGGCCAGCAAAGGGTAGGCTGCTCAAGAGAACCGCAGAATCGTGACAGAGAATAAGATGTTGCCTTAAGCTGCAAACTTTCGGCGTGGTTTGCCCTGCAGCAACGGATACCTCAAATTTATAAACGAAAAGTTTCACGAGAAGGAAGATCATCTTGCTAACAAAGCACAGGTCAGAACACTTGCCGGGTGGGAACAGAACTGTTTTGAACACACGATAACATCCTTTACCTTTCAGTGGCTTTGACCTCAAAACCAGCCTCAGGTGATGTCTTCTGGTGTCCAacacagaaaattcagaaaaagaaaaatctcattcaAATACAGCTTCATCCTGACATGCGCGTTTCACACagaccttattttttaaacagagtttattgtatttaatacattataaaatttgaaaaattgtagGAAAGCAGCAGACTCAAACTGGAGCAAGTCTAACAAGTAATAATTCTGGCCCCTTTGCAAAACTGatcagtttaaaaacaaagtcatGTTCACATCTGTGAGGCGGGCAAAGAAGTGTGACTTCTGTACaaactacatttaaaatttcatgtctAATGTCTTTCGAATGCAGTGTGCTCATGAAGAGTTTTTCTGAAGTCCTGCCCGTCCCGCCTAAACAGAGGACAGGAAACCTCCATCCTGCAAATAAACTCTAttcaaggtgttttttttgttttgttttttttaaaaaaaaaaaaaaaaaaggaaaaagaaagacaaaggaaaaggaaacaatggatgGCTGTTGGCAATGAAAACCGTAAGGAGATGCGTCCTCACTGCTCATGGCTTGTTTATCGGTCAGAGGCCTTGGGAGGCCCAGGACACTTCACGGCCATCACAGCACCAACTGTAGCTACCacctttttgaaacttttttttttcctttttttttgcatttcctaccttttgacatatatatatatatttatatatttttttacaccTTGAGGATATCACTATTCCAATTGTTCCCATATGAATACAGGTGTGGTCTCTATTGGATATCAATGTGTCTGTTTATTCAATTTTAGGTCCAGGACTTGGTTTTGTTGTCCCAGCTGCACATAAATGTCCCTTTTTTGTTTGCGTTATTTGTTGTgtacgttttttgtttttgttttttcctttctgcataAGAAATCTGTCCGTTTAGTCCAGAGGCTCTTGCTTTATCCGGATGACAGAGGGCCCGCGGGGCGTCCGCCTCAGTTCCCGCCGCAGGACGTACTCGCTGAACTGGGACGAGTCCACTCCTCCTCCACAGGAGGCCACGATTTCAAATCCTCTCTGCTGCAACCTCTCGAGGACCTGCGCAGGGCCAAGACAAGCATCTGGTTAGGGGGACACAGGTCCTCTGGCCACACGAACAGCCCAAAGAGGTGTCCTGAAGTTTGAGATCTTGTGCGGCCCTGGTCATTCTTACCCACCCCCTGAGTCTCTCTGAGTTTCTGCTTTCAGAGGAAGGCCCTGCACTAAAGGGCAGGAGGGATGGAACGGTTGTGTCCAACACCCAAAATACGCTTGCCGCTCACGTGCTTGCCGCTCACGTGCCGGTTCATTGAATAGTTACAACCACCTTGCTTATTAATGGGTGGTCAGCCCATTTCATACccgggaaaactgaggctcacagccTATAAGTGATGGAAGTGGGTTTCCAGCTCAGCTCCATTTGGCCTCAGATGCCACGTTTCTTGTAACATGCAACACTCCCTTCTCTGCAAAAAGAGAGGGTTTACCTTTCAAATCTCATCACTAAAATATCTTCTATGAGATGATAAATGATATGGCCAGACAAATGATCTGATCTGAATCTACTCAGCCAGTGAGTCATTCTCAACCCATTCACTCTCAGCGCCACCACTGCTGAAGTCTGTCTGTACTAACTTCATATATTTCAGTTTGGAAGACGGATGTAACTTCAATGGCAGAACCAATGGACTGCTGAAGACAGCTGAGGTTTATCTAGAAGTTTTTGAGTTTGTGGCATTTGAAATAGATTTATTGCCTTGGGTGCATTCAGGGAGGCAAGAGTAATTGCAATGGTTAGATGTTAGAAaacatatccaaaataaagatattctaaACTTCTCATATAATAGTAACTTCTCATAAGCTCTTCAGTTTTGAAATCAAATACCTAGTGCCAGGAAGATCCCTGGGTTGGTCACCGACATGTCCGATGGTCTTAAATGTAGGAGACAATGCCTATGCTCTTAGGCAAAAATACAGAAAGTTGATCTACAGCATTGTTTCCTTAGGAATCCAACAAACACTGGACTTGCAAATGTTCCCTGGGATTCTGGGTATAATTAAATTACTTCTACACCACTCTAAAGGCAAGATGACTCaatcataactttaaaaaaattctggtttaaaattttggggggaaatgaagTGGGAtgttattaacttttaaaatgtactcaaCATAAAGCAAACCCTTACTGTTTCCTcttaaattattactattttttggtTGCCTACTTTTATGTGGAATATAATTTGCTATTTTGCAAAAGAGCTAACTAGAGATTAGAAAACAATAGAGTAAACTTTCAGAAAACTACAACTTCTAATGctggccaattaaaaaaaaaaaaaaaacaaccaaggggcgcctggttggctcagttggttgaacatctgacttcagctcaggtcatgatctcacagttcgtgagttcaagccccatgtcaggctctgtgctgacagggcagagcctggagcctgctttgagttctgtgtctccctttctctttacccctgccctgctcatacacacacacactgtctctgtctcaaaaacaaataaacattaaaaaaaatttttttaataaaaaaaacccaagtctTTATGAGAACAAAATGAACATTCTAACCCACAGTGCTCTTATTTCTGTAGATATATTCACAATGCATATGCACACCAGTCAGCAAGGGACAGAACGAAGAAAACAATCCCTATGTTCAAAGTCAAGATGTGCTTTGGTGGTAGTTAAATAAAAAGGTGAGGACCCAAGAGCTAAGACTTCTCCAGCAGAGGCAGGAATGTAGCCTTTCAGCAAGAAAAACCCCAGTCTGCCTGGCCAAACCACTGCACCAGAAAGGATTCTTTGCCTTCACTGGGAGAGGAATTGAAAAGGTAGAAGCTGTGAGCAATAAAGAACCTAACTCTGATATTGTTTGTCTTGCAGTGATGGAAGGTTGCTAAACTGTTAAATGTGGAAATCCCCAAGCTTCCTCCCTAGGGGGATATCATATATCTAATATGATAATTattccatatgacccagcagtaccTTGAATGTGCTCAAAGCTTATTTCAAAGTAATGCAAACAGCTATGCTCCTTggccatttctttttaaacatcaaTTTGTTAATAACAAAATTCCTTAAAGTTAGTGACCACTTGGGAATATTAAATCActccagggctgggctggaggtATCAGGTCTTGTGTGTCTTATCCCAAAACCTGTGAATGCCTAGAGGACGGTGCCTATTTCTTGGTCGGTGGAGCAGGAAGCTGGAGTCATCGATTACGTCGTGGTCGTGTCATGGCTGTGTCACTGATGATGTTAATCCAGATGAAAATGTCCACATCTGATCAGACTTGAATGACTGGGAAACTTGTCAGGCATATGAATTTGTCCCACAGCCTGAGTGGTGGGCTGGGGTTTTGTGTGAGACATGGGGCCCTAGAGAAGCAATGCTGTCCTGGCTCTGATGGgcactgcctcctccctccatctggaggggggctggggcagggagcgTGTGTAGGAGGCAAACGGCTTTCAGAGCTTCAATTAACACCAGGCCTTGCAGGTGCACCTCTGGCCCCATCCAACCCAGCGGCCACCACACTGCCTGCCAGCGTGTGCCTTTCTCTAGCCCTCCCAAGACACAGCTCCTGCCAGCATCTCCTGCTGTTTTGTTCTCGGACACCTGTtcgtaaattttaaaaattgtaagtagtggggtgcctgagtggctcggtcagttgagtgtctgactttggtcatcatctcatggttcatgagatctaacgcagagcctgcttcggatcctctgtctcccccccccctcgcccctccctcactttctctctctcaaaaataaaataaacatttacaaaaattataaatagttgTGGAACAATCTTCAAGAGGCAGAATGGTAGAGTGGGTGTTTCTAGTCTTTTAGCTGTGGGAGGGGTTTTATTGGGTCAATAAAGGCATAGGCCCACTCCAATTAAAAAGAGGttgggagggggtgcctgggtggctcagatggttgggcgtccaacttcggctcaggtcatgatcttgctggtttgtgagttcgagccctgcatcgggctctgtgctgacagctcagagcctggagcctgcttcggattctgtgtctccctttctctctacccctcccctgctcacactctgtctctctctcacaaataaatgaatttaaaaaaagggggtgggtgggagaaacCCCAAGCCCTTACTCCATTGACTTCAAATCGTTTTGAGTGACCTAGACCTGGAGTTAAGACCCAGATGTGCCTCTGCTTTCTCATCAGCAAGACAGGGGGGCTAACAGCACTGACCCATGAAGACTGTTACAAGTAGACAAGGCACATACAACCCTTGGCGCGGGGCTGCCACACATTAGTTACGATGATGAGCAGACCAACCCGCGTCTAAGGGACTCAGCACCTCACGTGTAAACCCACCTTATGAATTCCACCCGTCTCCTCCCATAGACTTCTCCATCTCAGAAAACAGGAATCCCATCCATCCAGTTCCTGGGTCAAAAATCGTAGTCATCCTTGGCTTCTGTCTTAGAACCCACAGCCACTGTCAGAAACCTTGTTAGCTCTACTACGTTCCTGACATTCAGAATCGGATGCTTCTCAACTGTTGCTAACTGGTCCCTTTGCTTCCGCTGTTCTCCCTTTGCTTCCCTCTGCTGCCAGAGGATTCATGTTCGGAGCTGAGTTACATCATGCCACGCTTTTGCTCAAAATCCTCAAATGGCTTTTACTCACAcaagcaaatgaatgaaaaccaaaagaaacaaaacaaacaaaaaatctcagGGTGCTTCCTGCCGCCCAGGAGGCAATCTGTGATCTGTTCCCAGCCACCTGCTGGTCTCGGGTCTCAGGACTCCTGTCTCTCACTTTCTTCAAGCTGCGCGGGCTCTCCTTGATACCCCTCCTCACACCATGCCGACTCCTACCTCGGGATCTTCACAACTTGCTGGGCCCTCTGCCTGGGACGCCCCATCCCAGCTACTCTCTCTTCTCACTACCTGACCACCATTTCTGTTGGTTACTGTTTGGCTCCCTGGTCTTTCCCAGAATGGAAGTTCCCTGAAAATACAGCTATTGTCTATTTCTTCGTCTCCTAGCGTTCCAGTGCACACATGGGCACCTGCTTGTAGTGTATGTTCAACAAATACCTGTGCAATGATTGAGTGCCCAGAGGGTGAACAGGCCTACCTACCCAGAAGTGATGCCACATGAGAGTTTCCCAGCTCTCTGGACGGAAGGCACTGTGTGAAGGCAAGGTTAAGTAACAGCATTAAGAGCGACATTCGATTCCACACGGTATACGACAAGGCTGTACCTGGACCGAGTTGAGGTGACAGTAGCCATTCAGTGGAAACCTAATGACGTGTGTCGAGTCATGATTCCAGCCTGCGTTGACAGAGTTACACATCACATCGCCGATCTCTGGAAACACTTCTTCTATCAAGGATTTGTCACCGCTGAGCGTGATCCTTTCTCCCAGGTCTGGGGCGACACGCACCACTAGGCACTCGCAGGGCCTTGAAAAGCGACCAGTTTCTCTGTCCTGCTTCCATCTTTCCATCTCCAACAACATGGGCtgaagctgaaaatattttgCCTCTTCATATAACAAAGTGTAGTcctggcaaaacaaacaaaaaaggcgtTTCATAGCGCAAAATACAAACACGAAGCGCTGAAGATGTCCACAGGTAAGAGGTGATTTTTTTCCACCTCTGTTACTTTGATAATCAAATCTGCGTGTGAATTTTTCACTCACAACTCCacgtgcattcattcattccttcattaatGCATTCAGCGATGATAAAAAGAGATAAGAGTATTTAAGGGCCAGGCAGGCCCTCTTCTAAATGCTCCCCATAAATTAAACCCTGtagtctccccctcccccccaacagcCCTGTGGATTTGGAACCATTATTATTCCCACTGTGCAGATGAGAATACGGAGGTGAGAAAGGCTGAAGCCACGACTTTTCTCTTTCAGTAAGGAGGGCCTCTGGGCATTTAAAATTCGTGCGGTGACAATCCACTTTACGTCCTCCAGAAGGAGCCACATGTAGGTGGCAGTGAGGGAGGCACAGGCGCACTATTCACGGGAAGCCCACGCGCCCCGTCACCTTCGCTGGCAGCTCAGAATTcgtgggaggcagggggcagcACGAGGCGGGAGGGCGGCCGGAGACAGTGGCAGGTGGGCGCCTGCAGGGCACACGCCGGGCGCGGCTTTGACCTAAGCGTGGGTGCTGATCTGGGATGGTCTGGGAGAGGCGGAGGCACCGCCCTCGACGCTGCCATGCTCAAGGGACAGAGGCAGACATCAGTCCACGATCCCTGCCAGACAGATGTGTACGAAAGGAAACCTGTCCCTTTCTGAAACCACAGCCACCCACTCTTTGACTCTTGCCTTAAAACAAAATCTACTGAATTAGAACAGAAATCTGGCAAGCAGGTATTAACACACACACGCGTCACTGAATGGGAGGCCTTGGGAGGCAGCAACgcaggaaaagggagggaaaggaggaaaagggaggcagCAACGCAGGAATGATGTTATCAAGCAGGTCAATACGGTCTACGCGTAGCTATGACCACAATCATCTCCGGGTGTGAGGCAAGTGGGACACTTGTCTGGACACGTTGACTGAGAACGTTTTAATGAGCTGACACAGGCGTGTCTGCCATCCCTCCTCGGGCTGGAGCTGGCAGGCGGTGCCTGGTGCCCACGGCAGAGCCGCCCTGAGAGCCCGGGGCCCGAGCGCGGCCCGAGGCCTCGGCCATCTGGATGGGATGGCGCATGGAGAGGATGACCACAGGAAAACGGGTTCTATTTGGCACTCTGCTCTTTTTGTTGCAAATTAAGCAGCAAAGGCAGCAGCGGCAGTAGCATCATGCAGGGCTTCCAGAGAAAAAAGCATGGAGAGGTGAGAAAGTCCCAGCGGGCCTCCAGCCGGGTCTTC harbors:
- the KCTD1 gene encoding BTB/POZ domain-containing protein KCTD1 isoform X3, translating into MFQDSRPNMSRPLITRSPASPLNNQGIPTPAQLTKSNAPVHIDVGGHMYTSSLATLTKYPESRIGRLFDGTEPIVLDSLKQHYFIDRDGQMFRYILNFLRTSKLLIPDDFKDYTLLYEEAKYFQLQPMLLEMERWKQDRETGRFSRPCECLVVRVAPDLGERITLSGDKSLIEEVFPEIGDVMCNSVNAGWNHDSTHVIRFPLNGYCHLNSVQVLERLQQRGFEIVASCGGGVDSSQFSEYVLRRELRRTPRGPSVIRIKQEPLD
- the KCTD1 gene encoding BTB/POZ domain-containing protein KCTD1 isoform X5 gives rise to the protein MSRPLITRSPASPLNNQGIPTPAQLTKSNAPVHIDVGGHMYTSSLATLTKYPESRIGRLFDGTEPIVLDSLKQHYFIDRDGQMFRYILNFLRTSKLLIPDDFKDYTLLYEEAKYFQLQPMLLEMERWKQDRETGRFSRPCECLVVRVAPDLGERITLSGDKSLIEEVFPEIGDVMCNSVNAGWNHDSTHVIRFPLNGYCHLNSVQVLERLQQRGFEIVASCGGGVDSSQFSEYVLRRELRRTPRGPSVIRIKQEPLD
- the KCTD1 gene encoding BTB/POZ domain-containing protein KCTD1 isoform X4, which gives rise to MQDSRPNMSRPLITRSPASPLNNQGIPTPAQLTKSNAPVHIDVGGHMYTSSLATLTKYPESRIGRLFDGTEPIVLDSLKQHYFIDRDGQMFRYILNFLRTSKLLIPDDFKDYTLLYEEAKYFQLQPMLLEMERWKQDRETGRFSRPCECLVVRVAPDLGERITLSGDKSLIEEVFPEIGDVMCNSVNAGWNHDSTHVIRFPLNGYCHLNSVQVLERLQQRGFEIVASCGGGVDSSQFSEYVLRRELRRTPRGPSVIRIKQEPLD